From the Anguilla anguilla isolate fAngAng1 chromosome 8, fAngAng1.pri, whole genome shotgun sequence genome, one window contains:
- the LOC118233223 gene encoding nucleolar protein 4-like isoform X1: protein MEVDRDMYRQFQDWCLRTYGDSGKTKTVTRKKYERIVQLLNGSESNSSDNAKFKFWVKSKGFQLGVPDDNSEEKQVLYVPVKTTDGVGMDEKVSLRQVAVVEDFFDIIYSMHVERGTNGEKIRKHAGQKRTYKAISETYAFLPREAVTRFLMSCSECQKRMHLSQEGGEHKENGKPPTLVTSIIDYNMPITMAYMKHMKLQLLNSHNDEDSSVDSHEFDMSDSTRMSAMNSDLGSNGEDRMNSPQTRQLHKDDDSIVDTITGSESMTCIPAMEKADHCQEHPNNNCRPAMDQHKQPLSHHDCPLVATCYTDGHIANGSSKFKVISVDGQENKTTENGSKSPTHSHSSCDFEKYENGGELAPSLNQRVDDDDCEDHGNQDDCDKSMEAEGLQAEQLKIFNLQPVPSHPSSVAAENILVTACESESKKMRLQGPQDEEFSNEKHSTEEKAPADTTTQEVLYINGNGTYCCHNYSGLGGGPMNLTEAACSGPTDLSMKKQLTPSPGSSSNGSLQPQLNSTEMNTVRQLIAGYRESAAFLLRSADELESLILQQN, encoded by the exons ATGGAAGTAGATCGGGACATGTACCGGCAATTTCAGGACTGGTGTCTCAGGACATATGGGGATTCAGGGAAGACAAAGACCGTGACTCGTAAAAAATACGAAAGAATTGTCCAGCTCCTGAACGGGTCTGAGTCCAACTCATCAGACAATGCAAAGTTCAAATTTTGGGTAAAATCTAAAGGATTTCAGCTTGGCGTTCCAGATGATAACAGCGAAGAAAAACAAGTGCTCTACGTTCCAGTGAAAACAACG gatGGTGTAGGGATGGATGAAAAAGTGTCCTTGAGACAAGTTGCTGTGGTGGAGGATTTCTTTGACATCATTTACTCCATGCATGTTGAGCGCGGAACCAATGGGGAGAAAATACGGAAACACGCAGGGCAGAAAAGAACATACAAAGCG ATTTCAGAGACCTATGCATTTCTACCACGAGAAGCAGTTACAAGGTTTTTGATGAGCTGTTCTGAATGCCAGAAGAGAATGCATTTGAGCCAAGAAGGTGGAGAACATAAAG AAAATGGAAAGCCACCTACTTTAGTCACCAGCATAATTGACTACAACATGCCAATTACCATGGCCTACATGAAGCACATGAAGCTGCAGCTGTTGAATTCCCATAATGATGAG gaCAGCTCTGTGGATAGCCATGAATTTGACATGAGTGACTCTACAAGGATGTCAGCGATGAACTCTGACCTGGGCTCCAATGGGGAGGACAGGATGAACAGTCCACAGACTCGGCAGTTGCATAAGGATG ATGACTCCATAGTTGACACAATCACTGGCAGTGAAAGCATGACTTGCATCCCAGCAATGGAAAAAGCAGACCACTGTCAGGAACATCCTAACAACAACTGCAGACCAGCGATGGACCAGCACAAGCAGCCTTTGAGTCACCATGACTGCCCCTTAGTGGCCACATGCTATACAGATGGCCATATTGCCAATGGAAGCAGCAAATTTAAGGTTATTTCTGTCGATGGCCAGGAGAATAAGACAACAGAAAATGGTAGTAAG tctcccacacacagccactctagCTGTGACTTTGAGAAGTACGAGAATGGAGGAGAGCTGGCACCATCTCTCAACCAAAGAGTAGATGATGATGACTGTGAAGACCATGGCAACCAAGATGACTGTGATAAATCCATGGAGGCTGAGGGCCTGCAGGCAGAACAGCTTAAGATCTTCAAT CTACAGCCAGTTCCTTCACATCCATCATCTGTGGCTGCAGAAAACATCCTGGTCACTGCTTGtgagagtgaaagcaagaaGATGCGACTCCAGGGACCACAG GATGAAGAGTTttctaatgaaaaacacagtACAGAAGAAAAAGCCCCAGCTGATACCACTACACAGGAGGTGCTGTATATCAATGGTAATGGAACCTACTGTTGCCATAATTACAGCGGGTTAGGGGGAGGACCAATGAACCTCACTGAAGCTGCTTGCAGTG GGCCCACAGATCTCAGCATGAAGAAACAACTGACACCCAGCCCTGGCTCATCCAGCAATGGCAGCCTTCAACCCCAGCTCAACTCCACTGAAATGAATACGGTCAGGCAGCTCATAGCTGGCTACCGGGAATCTGCAGCCTTCCTGCTCCGCTCAGCCGACGAACTTGAGAGTCTCATATTACAGCAAAACTGA
- the LOC118233223 gene encoding nucleolar protein 4-like isoform X2, whose amino-acid sequence MEVDRDMYRQFQDWCLRTYGDSGKTKTVTRKKYERIVQLLNGSESNSSDNAKFKFWVKSKGFQLGVPDDNSEEKQVLYVPVKTTDGVGMDEKVSLRQVAVVEDFFDIIYSMHVERGTNGEKIRKHAGQKRTYKAISETYAFLPREAVTRFLMSCSECQKRMHLSQEGGEHKENGKPPTLVTSIIDYNMPITMAYMKHMKLQLLNSHNDEDSSVDSHEFDMSDSTRMSAMNSDLGSNGEDRMNSPQTRQLHKDDDSIVDTITGSESMTCIPAMEKADHCQEHPNNNCRPAMDQHKQPLSHHDCPLVATCYTDGHIANGSSKFKVISVDGQENKTTENGSKSPTHSHSSCDFEKYENGGELAPSLNQRVDDDDCEDHGNQDDCDKSMEAEGLQAEQLKIFNLQPVPSHPSSVAAENILVTACESESKKMRLQGPQDEEFSNEKHSTEEKAPADTTTQEVLYINGPTDLSMKKQLTPSPGSSSNGSLQPQLNSTEMNTVRQLIAGYRESAAFLLRSADELESLILQQN is encoded by the exons ATGGAAGTAGATCGGGACATGTACCGGCAATTTCAGGACTGGTGTCTCAGGACATATGGGGATTCAGGGAAGACAAAGACCGTGACTCGTAAAAAATACGAAAGAATTGTCCAGCTCCTGAACGGGTCTGAGTCCAACTCATCAGACAATGCAAAGTTCAAATTTTGGGTAAAATCTAAAGGATTTCAGCTTGGCGTTCCAGATGATAACAGCGAAGAAAAACAAGTGCTCTACGTTCCAGTGAAAACAACG gatGGTGTAGGGATGGATGAAAAAGTGTCCTTGAGACAAGTTGCTGTGGTGGAGGATTTCTTTGACATCATTTACTCCATGCATGTTGAGCGCGGAACCAATGGGGAGAAAATACGGAAACACGCAGGGCAGAAAAGAACATACAAAGCG ATTTCAGAGACCTATGCATTTCTACCACGAGAAGCAGTTACAAGGTTTTTGATGAGCTGTTCTGAATGCCAGAAGAGAATGCATTTGAGCCAAGAAGGTGGAGAACATAAAG AAAATGGAAAGCCACCTACTTTAGTCACCAGCATAATTGACTACAACATGCCAATTACCATGGCCTACATGAAGCACATGAAGCTGCAGCTGTTGAATTCCCATAATGATGAG gaCAGCTCTGTGGATAGCCATGAATTTGACATGAGTGACTCTACAAGGATGTCAGCGATGAACTCTGACCTGGGCTCCAATGGGGAGGACAGGATGAACAGTCCACAGACTCGGCAGTTGCATAAGGATG ATGACTCCATAGTTGACACAATCACTGGCAGTGAAAGCATGACTTGCATCCCAGCAATGGAAAAAGCAGACCACTGTCAGGAACATCCTAACAACAACTGCAGACCAGCGATGGACCAGCACAAGCAGCCTTTGAGTCACCATGACTGCCCCTTAGTGGCCACATGCTATACAGATGGCCATATTGCCAATGGAAGCAGCAAATTTAAGGTTATTTCTGTCGATGGCCAGGAGAATAAGACAACAGAAAATGGTAGTAAG tctcccacacacagccactctagCTGTGACTTTGAGAAGTACGAGAATGGAGGAGAGCTGGCACCATCTCTCAACCAAAGAGTAGATGATGATGACTGTGAAGACCATGGCAACCAAGATGACTGTGATAAATCCATGGAGGCTGAGGGCCTGCAGGCAGAACAGCTTAAGATCTTCAAT CTACAGCCAGTTCCTTCACATCCATCATCTGTGGCTGCAGAAAACATCCTGGTCACTGCTTGtgagagtgaaagcaagaaGATGCGACTCCAGGGACCACAG GATGAAGAGTTttctaatgaaaaacacagtACAGAAGAAAAAGCCCCAGCTGATACCACTACACAGGAGGTGCTGTATATCAATG GGCCCACAGATCTCAGCATGAAGAAACAACTGACACCCAGCCCTGGCTCATCCAGCAATGGCAGCCTTCAACCCCAGCTCAACTCCACTGAAATGAATACGGTCAGGCAGCTCATAGCTGGCTACCGGGAATCTGCAGCCTTCCTGCTCCGCTCAGCCGACGAACTTGAGAGTCTCATATTACAGCAAAACTGA